The following proteins are co-located in the Castanea sativa cultivar Marrone di Chiusa Pesio chromosome 8, ASM4071231v1 genome:
- the LOC142605751 gene encoding uncharacterized protein LOC142605751, with protein sequence MVVESYHSDRAGRRRLHTGDQVSNDDELQKMQLKIDYLRKRLKRRRNDRRSPSFSSSDSSAEGKRGDDHQVSKFSPSESGFVSSFVGKSKKGVGKRAEGWSYQGTGNDTMSKALRQISKSPFVKRINKAKLPYRFSQPVFTIYNGRTDPVEHVSHFNQKMAVHSNNEALICKVFPSSLGPVAMRWFDALEEGSIGSFQELTRAFGAQFITCSRVPKPLDALLSMAMREGETFKTYSNRYWETYNGIDGDLEDVVVRTFKVGLLTEHGLRKSLKMKAASNMRQLMDCIDKYKRVEEDQIQGKGKAKMFPERKDPRGVGYQGNRPKRDFSGHSLPVGTPLVNSFFKELVHQILEKIWNESYFRWPNKMSGDVSLRNQSLHCHYHQDKGHTMEECRTLHDHLNQLARAGKLNHFLSRQEGQFGHQGAGSHRGNTPRPALDTINVILAKPGRELGASSRVMSVWGGPGEEAVKRGNQMAKRVKLSATPVLGFSE encoded by the coding sequence ATGGTGGTGGAATCGTATCATAGTGATCGTGCAGGAAGGAGGAGATTACATACTGGGGATCAGGTATCCAATGATGATGAGTTGCAGAAGATGCAGTTAAAGATAGATTATTTACGCAAAAGGCTGAAACGAAGGAGGAATGATAGGCGGAGCCCGTCCTTTTCATCTAGTGATAGCTCTGCGGAAGGAAAAAGGGGGGATGATCATCAGGTGTCTAAATTCTCTCCTAGTGAGTCCggttttgtttcttcttttgtgGGTAAATCTAAGAAAGGAGTGGGAAAACGAGCTGAGGGATGGTCATATCAAGGCACAGGAAATGATACTATGAGTAAGGCTTTGAGGCAAATCTCTAAATCCCCTTTCGTAAAACGGATAAACAAGGCGAAGCTCCCTTATAGGTTTTCTCAACCTGTgtttaccatttataatggcaggactgatcctgtggagcatgttAGTCATTTTAACCAGAAGATGGCAGTTCATTCGAATAATGAAGCTTTGATATGTAAAGTTTTTCCTTCCAGCCTTGGACCGGTGGCCATGCgatggtttgatgctttggagGAAGGGTCCATAGGGTCCTTTCAAGAGTTGACGAGAGCGTTTGGGGCTCAGTTCATAACGTGTAGCAGGGTCCCTAAACCTTTGGATGCATTGTTATCCATGGCAATGAGGGAAGGAGAGACTTTTAAAACTTATTCAAATCGGTACTGGGAAACCTATAATGGGATCGATGGAGATCTTGAGGATGTGGTTGTAAGGACTTTTAAGGTAGGACTCCTTACTGAACACGGCCTGAGGAAGTCGTTGAAAATGAAAGCTGCTTCGAACATGCGCCAACTTATGGATTGCatagataaatataaacgggttgaggaagatcagatTCAAGGCAAGGGCAAAGCAAAAATGTTTCCGGAAAGGAAAGATCCTCGGGGTGTGGGGTATCAAGGTAATCGTCCTAAGCGAGATTTCTCGGGTCATTCATTGCCAGTAGGGACTCCTTTGGttaattcatttttcaaagaactCGTACATCAAATACTAGAGAAGATATGGAATGAATCGTATTTTAGATGGCCTAATAAGATGAGTGGAGATGTGTCCTTAAGAAACCAAAGTCTTCATTGTCATTATCACCAGGATAAGGGACATACCATGGAAGAGTGTAGGACGTTGCATGATCATTTGAATCAATTGGCCAGGGCGGGGAAGCTCAATCATTTTTTATCTCGACAAGAAGGGCAATTCGGGCACCAAGGAGCGGGATCGCACCGTGGTAATACGCCTCGACCAGCATTGGACactattaatgttattttggcGAAGCCGGGGAGAGAGCTTGGGGCGTCTTCCAGGGTCATGTCTGTGTGGGGTGGTCCTGGGGAGGAAGCCGTGAAAAGGGGCAATCAAATGGCTAAAAGGGTGAAGTTGTCGGCAACCCCCGTTTTGGGTTTTTCTGAGTAG